The Deinococcus reticulitermitis genome segment TCGTCCAACGCGCGTCAGGGTAGCCCGCTGCCAGCGGTCCGGCGCGCAGCAACTCCCCCAGTCGAGTGCGCTGTTCGGGACTCAGGCGCGGTGCAGGCCCCACCGCTCGGGTGGCCTGGAGGCTCCCTCGCTCCCGGAGACGCTGTTTCCAGGTGCGGACCGTACTCTCGGAAACGCCGACCGTTTCCGCAATGGCCCTGGGGCTGACCTCGCCTGCGGTCAGGAGTTGCTGGGCATAGAGCCGCCGTTCTTCCAGTTGGTCACGGGTCAGGGTGGAGGGTCGCCAGACGCGCAGCACCTCCCCAGTCTACGCCTCGTCCCTAACCCATGCCGGAGTCAATAATATACACTTAATGAGCGCCGTATTCATTGGCCTCTCGGCTCAGAAGGCGTTTGAGCATGGCCCCCGAGCCTAAAACCCGCCTCCCTTCCAACGGGGCGTGCTGTCCAGCTTCTCTCTGTCAAGAGGGAGGCGCACCACTCGCCTTCCCGCCCCCGCGCTAGCCTGGACTTTGTGCCTGCTCGCCCCGCGTCCCCCTGGCTGATCTGCGTGCCGCTGCCTATCGCGGCGCTCGATTTTGCCGCTCCACACGGGTTTGAGGGGGAAGCGCCACTCGGCTGCCGGGTCCTGGTGCCGTGGAAAGGCGAGCTGCGGGTGGGGCTGGTGGTGGGGGAGGCGAAGGGCGGGGCCACGCGCACCCGCCTGCGCGAAGTCGTGCATCTGCTCGACGAGCCCGCCGCGCCCTGGGTGCCGCCCGCGACCGTGCGCGGGGTGTGCGGCTGGGCGCAAGACGCACGCATTCCAGCAGGGCTGATCTGGGGCGACCTGCTCGGCGTGGGCTGGACCCCCGACTACGACCACGCGGTGCGGGCGGTCTCGGAAGCCGACCTCTCCCCCTTCGGCGCCGACACGCCCGACGAGGAGTGGCGCGAGGCGTCGCTGTTCTCGCCCCTGCTGCTCGACGCGGTGCGTGAACAGGGGCTGCTGGAGGAGCGCTTTTGCCCGCGTCCGCGCTTCGTCACCCGGATCCGGGCGCGCGAACCCTTCGAGGTGCCGCCCTCGGCGCGGACGGTGTCGGCGATCGGGGCGCAGCCCTGGGAGACGGTGGACGCAGCCCTGCGCGAGCGCTCCGAGTGGCAGGCCCTGAACGCCTCAGAAACGGCGGGCCTGCCCCCGCTGACCCTCAAACAGGCATCGGCGCTGGAATGGCTGCGTGGGCATGGCCCCGTCACGGGCCTGCCCGGTTGGGCGCGCGGCGCGGGCGTCGGCGCCGCAGTGGTGCGGCGGGTGGTGGAGGCCGGCTACGCACGCGAGGTGCGCCGGCCCCAGGCGCCGCCCGCGATCTGGCACTGGCTGCGCGAGCACGGCCCGGTGCCCAGCCTGAACGCGTGGGCGCAGGGCGCAGGCGTGAGCCTGCTCGAGGTTTCGCGGCTGCTCAATGCCGGGGGCGCCGACTACACGTTTGCCGAGGCCCCGCCGCCCCCCGCCTGGCGCTGGCTGCGCGAGCACGGCCCCACCGAGACGCTGAGCGCCTGGGCACAGGGAGCCGGGGTCAGTCCGGGCGCCGTCTCGGCGCTCGTCGGCAAGGGCTGGGCCGAGTACCTCCAGCAGCCCGCCCCCCCCCCGGAGCTCCCCGCGCCGCAGCCCACCCCCGACCCCCGCCCCGCCGAGGAGCTTCTCGCCCTCACGAGTGACCTGCTGCCTGAGACCGGGGAATGGCGGCTGCACGGCGGGCGCGAAGGCGCGCGCTGGCTCGCCCTCGCTCCGCGCCTGACCCGGCTGCTTGCACAGGGGCGCGGGGTGCTCGTGCTCGTCCCTGACCGCGCCACGCTCGCCCGCGCGTGGGAGGGACTCTCGGGGTACGCCGAGGTGGCCGGCACCCGCGCCGCGCAGCTCACTGGCCTCCTGACTCCCCGGCAGCGTGAGGAAGCGTGGCGGCAGATCCGGGAAGGCGAGGCGCGGCTGGTGATCGGCAGCCCGCACGCGCTCGGGGCGCCGCTCTCCAACCTTGCGCTCGTGGTGGTGCTGGAGGAAGGCTCGGACGCCTACAAGCTGCTCTCGGGCTCGCGCGCCTTCGTGCCGGACCTCGCGGCGCGGGTGGCGCGGGAATGGGGGGCGGCGCTCGGGAATGTGGGGACGGTGCCCGCCGTGGAGAGCGCCGGGCTGCCGGGCGTGGTGCTCGCGCCGCCGCGCACGCGGGTGCATATCGTGGACTACTCGCGGCCCACCGAGCAGGCCCAGCTCGGGCCGCTGTCGAGCCCGCACCTCACGCCGCAGGGGCAGGGTTACCCGCTCAGCCACGACCTCGCGCGGCTGCTCCGGCAGGTGCAGGAGCGCGGGCGCCAAGCGGCGCTGCTCGCGCCCCGGCGCGGCTACTCGGCGCTGCTGCGCTGCCCAGGCTGCGAGTCCGTGCCGCAGTGCAAGAACTGCGACATCCCGCTGCGTTTTCACCACGAAACCCGCCGGATGACCTGCCACCAGTGCGGCTACGGGCAGGGCGTGCCCGACCGCTGCGACGAGTGCGGCGAGCAGATGTGGAAGGCGCGCGGCCCCGGCACCGAGTGGATCGCCCAGGAGGTCACCCGGTTGCTGCCGGGAATGCCGGTCTACCGCCTCGACCGCGACCACCAGGACAACCTCGCGCCGCTCTACGCCGGGGAAAGCGGCGTCGTGGTGGGGACGCCGCTGCTGCTGTCCAGAGTCTGCCCGCCCGACCTCGCCCTGATCGGGGTGACCCTCGCAGACACCTGGCTCGGGGTCTCGGATTTCCGCGCCTCGGAGCGTTACCACCGGATGCTGCGCCAGCTCGCAGCGTGGCACCCCCGGCGGGCGCCGCTGCTCGTGGTCCAGACCTTTCAGGGGGACCACCCCGCGCTGCGCGTCCTCGCCGACGGGCGCGACGCCCTGGCCTATCCCGCTGCCGAGGCGCAGGTGCGCCGCGAACTGCTCTATCCGCCCGCCGTGCGCCTCGCGCAGATCGAGGTCTCGGCCCGCGACAAAGAGCGCGCCTGCGCCGCTGCCCAGGCCGTGGCCGACGCCCTGCACGGCGCGGGCGCCACCGAGCCGGAAATCCTCGGTCCCGCGCCCAGCCCCGTCGCCCGGCTGCGCGGCGTCTACCCCTACCACCTGCTGCTGCGCGCCCGATCGGACGCCCGCCTCGCCGAACTGCTCGGGGTGCTCGACACCCGCTCGTGGAGTGCGCGCGTGCGGGTGGACGTCAACCCCCGCGCCATCTGGATCGACAATCAGGTGGGGCAGCAGCCGTGGTAGGCCATGCGGCCTAGTGACCCCGGGCACAGACGCCTGCTACCGTAGCCCCAACACCCGAATAAAGGAGGTGCTGCGTATGACCGAAATCCACAAGAACCCCATGACCGCCGAGCTTCACCGTTTTCGCCCAAACGTGACCGCGAAGGAGCCGCTGCCCGGCTCCGCATGGAGAAGTTTTGTCGATCCAAGTCTGTTCGCTGCGCCGCCTTCCGGGCTCAGGCCGCACCTGCCCTGACCTCTACCCGACCGGGGCGCCCGCTTGAGCCCCCACACCGACTGGGCCGATTCCGATTGGGCTGATTTCGACGCCCCCGGTGAGCAAAAGCTCCGGCGCAAGAGGACCAAACCTCAGGGCCGGCGTAAAGTTGCCGACCTCGTGGCCGACGACGCCGATCTCGTGGCCGACGCGACCATCCGGCGTCTCCTTGACCTCGGGCACCTCACGCGGGTGATCGGGGAACTCAAGAGCGGCAAGGAGGCCACCGCCTACGTCGCCGAGGGGCCGCGCGGCACCGCGCTGCTCAAGATCTACCGCGACCTTCAGGCCCGTTCGTTCAGGAATGACGCGATCTACCGCGCCGGGCAGGTGATTCTCGACGCGCGGGCGCGGCGCGCGATGGAGGGCCGCAGCCGCAAGGGGCTCGCGATGCTTGAGGAAAGCTGGGTGCTCGCCGAGTACGCCCACCTCTGGCGCCTGTGGGAAGCCGGGCTGAGCGTTCCCGAGCCGCTCGTCGGCCCCCGCCCCATCGACTATTCCGAGACTGTGCCCGCCGTGCTGATGCGGTTGATCGGCACCGAAGCTGCCCCCGCGCCCCGGCTGAGCGACGTGCGCCTGACGCCCGAGGAGGCGCGGAAGGCGTGGGACCAGAGCGTGAGCGGCCTGGCCGACCTGCTGCGGCTCGGCTACGCCCACGGCGACTACAGCACCTACAACCTGCTGTGGTGGGAGGACACCGTGACCATCATCGATTTTCCCCAACTCACCACGCGCCAGAGCCCCCACTTTCGTGAGCTGCTGCGCCGCGACGCCGAGAGCCTGAGCACGAGTTTCCGCAAGCACGGCCTGCACCTCGGGGCCGAGGCCACGCTGCGCGAGGTGCAGCGCCGGGCGCTGGGGCCGGGACCGACGCCGCGCGTGCTGTTGCCGTAGGGCAGCGCATGAGGGAGGGGACGCGGCACGCTGGCCTGTCCCCCCTCTGCCCATTGCTGCCGGCCTTGGCCTTACCCGCGCTTGCCGCCGAACTTGGGCCCACCCTTACGCACGCCGGCGTAGCGGGCCTTTTCCTTGCGGCGCTGCATCCGCTCGGCGCTCTCGCGGGCGGCGACCTGCGCGGCGGCGCGGCCCACCGGACGGCTCCCCGGACGTGAGGCAGCCTCCACCATTCGCCGGGGAAGAAAGGTATCCACGTTCAGAAAGCGCGACGCCGGGATGTAGAGGGCCAGCACGAAAATCAGGCTGCCCCACCAGGTGTTGAGGTAGGGCCCCAGAGGCGTGAGGCTCAGCAGGCTACTCAGCAGCGTTGCGACCAGCACGAACAGAAAGAGCCTGAGCGCGAGCTTGCCGAGCTTGCGGGTGCTGAAGCCGGGGTCAGGGTCGGGGGTGGTCAGCCAGGTCCAGAACTTCATTCGGCACCTCCAGGGGCACGGGGAGAGGCGGGCGCCGTGTCCCGCCCCCGCGCGCCGAGGGTGAGGCGATCACGAAACGCTTCGAGCTCGGGCCACTCGCGCTCGCCCGCGTCCAGATCGAGCAGCAGCGCGGGCTTGTGGAGTCCCGCGGCCAGTCGCCCGAGCGCCGCGCGGGTCGCGCCGTCACGCGCGGGCGAGACGAGCAGCAGCCCCGCTACCGCGCCCTTGCCGGCAAGCAGCGACGCGGCGCCAAACAGTTCGCGCTCGCCGGCGGGCATCTGCCCGAACCCCTCCAGACGCTCGGCGCGGCGCCGGGCCTCCGGGTAGGGCACCTCGTAGCTGAAGACCGGGTGCAGGCCGAGGGCTTCCAGCGCCGGGCGCAGGCCACCGGCGAGCACCTCCTCCATCAGCAGCGGGCGCGGGCCGATCACCGCGACGGTGGCGCGAGAAGCGCGGGTGAGCAAAGGCAATTCCACGGCGCGCGGCTGGGCGAGCGGGCGTACCCGTTCGAGGGCGAGGCGCACGCCGCCGGGGTTTTGCGCCACCCGCAGACCGAGCCCCGCCGCCTGGGTTTCGAGCTCGGTGAGGTCCTGTACGCGCTCGGGCACCGGGAGCAGCGTGGGCAGGCCGCTGATGCGGCGCGGCAGCAACTCGGTCAGGGCCTCGCCCCAGGCGTCGCCGCGCACGGCAGGCCACTCGGGCAGCACCGCGGCGTCCACCCGGTCCAGGGCCAGAACGCGTCCGAGCGCGAGCTGCACCGTCGGCGCCTCGCCCGGCAGGCTCTGCGCCCCCAGCGCGAGGGCCTCGGCGTCACTCAGGGCCGGAGCCTCGGGGGTCAGGCCCAGTTCACGCAGGTAGGCGGCCCAGTAGGGAGACAGCGGGGCAGCGGGGGCAGGGAGCAGTCCAACCTTCATCATCCTGTAGTGTACGTTCCCCCGGCCCAGTCGCGCCGGCCCGAGCCACAAACCGACGCCGCCCGCCCTGCCCCCCAGCGGGTAACCCACGGCCCCCA includes the following:
- a CDS encoding RIO1 family regulatory kinase/ATPase; this encodes MSPHTDWADSDWADFDAPGEQKLRRKRTKPQGRRKVADLVADDADLVADATIRRLLDLGHLTRVIGELKSGKEATAYVAEGPRGTALLKIYRDLQARSFRNDAIYRAGQVILDARARRAMEGRSRKGLAMLEESWVLAEYAHLWRLWEAGLSVPEPLVGPRPIDYSETVPAVLMRLIGTEAAPAPRLSDVRLTPEEARKAWDQSVSGLADLLRLGYAHGDYSTYNLLWWEDTVTIIDFPQLTTRQSPHFRELLRRDAESLSTSFRKHGLHLGAEATLREVQRRALGPGPTPRVLLP
- the priA gene encoding replication restart helicase PriA, with translation MPARPASPWLICVPLPIAALDFAAPHGFEGEAPLGCRVLVPWKGELRVGLVVGEAKGGATRTRLREVVHLLDEPAAPWVPPATVRGVCGWAQDARIPAGLIWGDLLGVGWTPDYDHAVRAVSEADLSPFGADTPDEEWREASLFSPLLLDAVREQGLLEERFCPRPRFVTRIRAREPFEVPPSARTVSAIGAQPWETVDAALRERSEWQALNASETAGLPPLTLKQASALEWLRGHGPVTGLPGWARGAGVGAAVVRRVVEAGYAREVRRPQAPPAIWHWLREHGPVPSLNAWAQGAGVSLLEVSRLLNAGGADYTFAEAPPPPAWRWLREHGPTETLSAWAQGAGVSPGAVSALVGKGWAEYLQQPAPPPELPAPQPTPDPRPAEELLALTSDLLPETGEWRLHGGREGARWLALAPRLTRLLAQGRGVLVLVPDRATLARAWEGLSGYAEVAGTRAAQLTGLLTPRQREEAWRQIREGEARLVIGSPHALGAPLSNLALVVVLEEGSDAYKLLSGSRAFVPDLAARVAREWGAALGNVGTVPAVESAGLPGVVLAPPRTRVHIVDYSRPTEQAQLGPLSSPHLTPQGQGYPLSHDLARLLRQVQERGRQAALLAPRRGYSALLRCPGCESVPQCKNCDIPLRFHHETRRMTCHQCGYGQGVPDRCDECGEQMWKARGPGTEWIAQEVTRLLPGMPVYRLDRDHQDNLAPLYAGESGVVVGTPLLLSRVCPPDLALIGVTLADTWLGVSDFRASERYHRMLRQLAAWHPRRAPLLVVQTFQGDHPALRVLADGRDALAYPAAEAQVRRELLYPPAVRLAQIEVSARDKERACAAAQAVADALHGAGATEPEILGPAPSPVARLRGVYPYHLLLRARSDARLAELLGVLDTRSWSARVRVDVNPRAIWIDNQVGQQPW
- a CDS encoding helix-turn-helix domain-containing protein codes for the protein MRVWRPSTLTRDQLEERRLYAQQLLTAGEVSPRAIAETVGVSESTVRTWKQRLRERGSLQATRAVGPAPRLSPEQRTRLGELLRAGPLAAGYPDARWT